The window CCACTGATGTCTCTGCAGTTGAAGAGATTAAGCGTGAGAAGGAAGAGGGCGAGGAAGCTGTCGCCGAAGAAGGCGCAGCAGAGGAAGCTCCAAAAGAGGAATAACTCCCAAACCTCAACACAAAACACGCCCTACGGGGCGTGTTTTGTTATGGCGATGATCGGGCATTGTTTTGAGAGAGGGTGCTGTTCTGAAACTACCCTCTCGCAGCCCGAACGGTAAGGATTGCTCCATAATTCAAGGTAAGGGCGAGTAGGAGCGCGAGTATTCGCAGGATGCTCGACGCGTGGTAGTTTTGGGACGGCGCCCTCTCGAGCGCTTTCTACGGGATGACTATTTCAAATACGGGGCGAGGGATTCGCGTTGCTTGGGGGTAATCGTTTGCGCCGCATCATTTAGGATAGAGAGAACGCGCGATGTGGCGAACGTCTGCTGTGCTCCCGGGATAAGGAGAATGGGGAGTTCTTGCGCAAGGCGCATTTCTGCAAGGAGAAGAATCGCTGGATCAGTGGTTATAGAGAGAAGGGGAACGGTCGCGTTTACTGCTTTACGTGCGACATGGAGCGGGCCATCGCCGCGCTCAATTGTAACGGAGAAAGTTCCCCTTGCTTCAGGTGCCTGCGAAACTTCGTTATCCACACGCGCTTTTTCTCCCCGTGAGAAAAAGACAATGGTGGCAAGGATAAAGAGTAGAGCTCCAACTACAGCCCATGCAGGAAAGAAGCGTCGCCATCCTGGGCGGGGCGTGAAGATTGGGCTCTTCATAACTTCGGGGGTGTTTGAAACATTCATAAAGAATATAAGAGGGTAGGGAAGGTTATTGCGTAGGTTGATCGGGGTTTGCCATACCTTCTTGCATGGCCTGGAAAATAGGATCCATGTTGCCGGCGAGAATGCGCTCGATATTGCCCCAGTTCTTTTTGATGCGGTGATCGGTGATACGATCTTGGGGGAAGTTATAGGTACGGATCTTTTCAGAGCGATCTCCAGTGCCGATCTGCTTACGGCGCTCTTCGGTAATGTTTCCAGTGGCCTCAAGGCGTTTAATTTCGGCAAGTTTTGTACGGAGCATTTCCATGGCTTTTTCTCGGTTGCCATGCTGGCTTCGCTCTTGGCGGCACGAGATAACGATGCCTGTCGGTTTGTGCAGAATGCGGACTGCAGTCTCTACTTTGTTAACGTTCTGACCTCCAGGCCCGCCCGCCCGAGAGAAGGAGAGTTCAATCTCATCGGGGCGGATGCTCACTTCCTGTTCTGATGCGATGGGGAGGACGGCTACAGTTGCCGTCGATGTATGTACACGACCGCTACGTTCTGTGTCGGGCACCCGCTGCACGCGATGCACCCCCGATTCATAGCGCATGTTCTTAAACGCATTGTCTCCGCGTATTTCGAAAGAGACGTTTTTATACCCACCAGAATCCCCGGGAGTAGAGTCAAGAACTTCAAAGCGCCACCCTTTGCTTTGGGCGTGTTTACGATACATAGAGAAAAGGTCTCCAGCAAAAATCGCAGCTTCTTGGCCACCAGCACCTGCACGAATTTCAACAATTGCTTCGTCAGTTGGGTTGGTAGGTGTATGAACCTTTTGTGATGTTTGATACTGTCTCCAGTCGTAATTCATAGTAATGTTTGCAAAAGCAAAAGCTCCCCTCGGGAGCTTTTATGCTTACTTTTTCTTTGTTTTTGCTCCTGCTTTTGCGGCGGTTGCCTTTTCCAAGCGCTTTTTAAACTTCTCAACGCGGCCACGAGTGTCGACAATCTTTTCTTGGCCAGTGTAGAAGGGGTGGCACTTGCTGCAGATTGAAGCAGAAATAGACTCCTTTGTGGAGCCAGTAACAAAGGTATTGCCACA of the Candidatus Paceibacterota bacterium genome contains:
- a CDS encoding PCRF domain-containing protein, with product MNYDWRQYQTSQKVHTPTNPTDEAIVEIRAGAGGQEAAIFAGDLFSMYRKHAQSKGWRFEVLDSTPGDSGGYKNVSFEIRGDNAFKNMRYESGVHRVQRVPDTERSGRVHTSTATVAVLPIASEQEVSIRPDEIELSFSRAGGPGGQNVNKVETAVRILHKPTGIVISCRQERSQHGNREKAMEMLRTKLAEIKRLEATGNITEERRKQIGTGDRSEKIRTYNFPQDRITDHRIKKNWGNIERILAGNMDPIFQAMQEGMANPDQPTQ
- the rpmE gene encoding 50S ribosomal protein L31 — encoded protein: MKTDIHPAYHSAAQVSCACGNTFVTGSTKESISASICSKCHPFYTGQEKIVDTRGRVEKFKKRLEKATAAKAGAKTKKK